From a region of the Oreochromis niloticus isolate F11D_XX unplaced genomic scaffold, O_niloticus_UMD_NMBU tig00007851_pilon, whole genome shotgun sequence genome:
- the LOC112845552 gene encoding NACHT, LRR and PYD domains-containing protein 12-like — protein sequence MLPVVKTSKKALLSNCNLSEKGIEILLPVVSSQSCSLRELDLSTNSLKASAVKLLSAAVESPHTKLNILRLNICELSEENCEALSSVLSSQSLRLTELDLSIKNLRDSGVRLLSAGLQSLNCKLITLRLNGCNVSERSCEDLSSVLSSQFSSLRELDLSNCDLQDSGVKLLSARLKNSQCAVETLSLHFVLVSLSSSLLFPLTLQPVMVDAPPGACIHREDLCVKVCQAV from the exons atgctgccagtggtcaaaacCTCTAAaaaagctct gctGAGCAACTGTAACCTGTCAGAAAAAGGCATTGAAATTCTGTTGCCAGTGGTCAGCTCCCAGTCCTGTAGTCTGAGAGAGCTTGACCTGAGTACCAACAGCCTGAAGGCTTCAGCAGtaaagcttctgtctgctgcagtGGAGAGTCCACACACCAAACTGAATATTCTGAG ACTTAACATCTGTGAACTCTCAGAGGAaaactgtgaagctctgtcctcagttctcagctcaCAGTCATTGAGACTGACAGAGCTGGACCTAAGTATCAAAAACCTGCGGGATTCAGGAGTGAGgcttctgtctgctggactACAAAGTTTAAACTGTAAACTGATTACTCTGAG actgaatGGATGTAACgtctcagagagaagctgtgaagatctgtcctcagttctcagttCCCAGTTCTCTAGTCTGAGAGAGCTTGACCTGAGTAACTGTGACCTGCAGGATTCGGGAGTAAAGCTTCTGTCTGCTAGACTAAAGAATTCACAGTGTGCagtggaaactctcag TTTGCATTTTGTTCTTGTGTCTTTGAGctcatctcttctctttcccctcaccctgcaaccagtcatggtagacGCTCCTCCTGGAGCCTGCATTCACAGGGAGGATCTTTGTGTCAAAG tctgtcaggctgtctga